A stretch of the Jatrophihabitans sp. genome encodes the following:
- a CDS encoding HU family DNA-binding protein: MNKTQFIDAVAARLNADHKSTAAILDAITDEVYANVVKGEKVILTGFGAFEKRDRAARIGRNPATGAKVRVKKTSVPAFRPGTEFKEIIAGRRKVAKAPAKKVAAKVAPAVKSAAKSGAAKATPVKPARATATKAGATVKSTAAKTTAAKSTAAKSTAKTTAAKTLATKAPAKTSAAKTTAAKTLATKAPAKTAAKSTAAKSTATKAAPAKTSAAKTTAAKSTAKAAPAKKTTARKAPAKNAR; encoded by the coding sequence TTGAACAAGACCCAATTCATCGACGCCGTCGCGGCTCGACTGAATGCAGACCACAAGTCCACCGCAGCCATTCTGGATGCGATCACCGACGAGGTCTATGCCAACGTCGTCAAGGGCGAGAAGGTGATCCTCACCGGTTTCGGCGCTTTCGAGAAGCGTGACCGGGCGGCCCGGATCGGGCGTAACCCGGCCACCGGGGCCAAGGTTCGGGTCAAGAAGACCTCGGTTCCAGCCTTCCGCCCGGGTACCGAATTCAAGGAGATCATCGCCGGTCGCCGCAAGGTGGCCAAGGCTCCGGCCAAGAAGGTCGCCGCCAAGGTCGCACCGGCCGTCAAGTCCGCCGCCAAGTCCGGCGCGGCCAAGGCGACTCCGGTGAAGCCGGCCAGGGCCACGGCGACCAAGGCGGGCGCCACTGTCAAGAGCACCGCTGCCAAGACCACCGCGGCCAAGTCCACGGCGGCCAAGTCCACGGCCAAGACCACCGCGGCCAAGACCCTGGCCACCAAGGCTCCGGCCAAGACCAGCGCGGCCAAGACGACCGCGGCCAAGACCCTGGCCACCAAGGCGCCGGCCAAGACCGCCGCCAAGTCCACGGCGGCCAAGTCCACGGCGACCAAGGCCGCTCCGGCCAAGACCAGCGCGGCCAAGACGACCGCGGCCAAGAGCACCGCTAAGGCCGCTCCGGCGAAGAAGACCACCGCCCGCAAGGCTCCGGCAAAGAACGCTCGCTGA
- a CDS encoding GNAT family N-acetyltransferase: MPGEDQPGVVHLGAYDGEELLSACLIFPEPCPWLPGEHAWRLRGMATDPQRRGTGAGTAIVREASRIAIADGATVLWCLARETAVGFYRRHGWTTFQTVFDTDLGPHQRMWLRLGPTSDPTP; encoded by the coding sequence ATGCCCGGTGAGGACCAACCCGGGGTCGTGCACCTTGGCGCCTATGACGGAGAAGAGCTTCTCAGCGCTTGCCTGATCTTTCCCGAACCGTGTCCCTGGCTACCCGGTGAGCACGCCTGGCGGCTGCGCGGGATGGCCACCGATCCACAGCGGCGGGGCACCGGTGCGGGTACCGCCATCGTGCGTGAGGCGAGCCGAATCGCCATCGCCGACGGGGCCACCGTTCTGTGGTGCCTGGCCCGCGAGACAGCGGTCGGTTTTTATCGCCGCCATGGTTGGACAACTTTCCAAACAGTGTTCGACACCGACCTGGGACCGCACCAGCGAATGTGGCTGCGACTGGGTCCGACAAGCGATCCGACGCCCTGA